The Streptomyces sp. Mut1 genome window below encodes:
- a CDS encoding immune inhibitor A domain-containing protein, giving the protein MIIKRRALRTGAVVVAMAATAATASAFATAQADDQASGAPASIERRDPGSAEGNAHNLEGPFSKQQDAQRQAALEQVISGDKKVSPRGGSNVVKLDDNKYVELGREKTDKIFTILVEFGDQVDDTTMYDPDGEGPKPPVKKYGGTPGPAHNKIAEPDPKKDNSTAWQADYNQAHFQDLYFGEGAGKNSLKTYYEKTSSGRYSVDGEVSDWVKVPYNEARYGSNFCGSTNCSNAWDMIKDGVNAWAADQKAKGRTAEQIKADLAQYDQWDRYDYDNDGDFNEPDGYIDHFQIVHAGEDESAGGGFEGTDAIWAHRWYAYGTNVGATGPAENKAGGTEIGDTGIWVGDYTAQPENGGLGVFAHEYGHDLGLPDLYDTTNTAENSVGFWSLMSAGSWLGTGKDSIGDMPGDMTAWDKLQLGWLDYAEAKAATKSTHKLGVSEYNTKDKQALVVTLPAKPVTTPVTTPAEGAKQWWSDMGDNLSNTLSRPVDLTGKTEASLDLQGWWDIEADYDYLYTEVSTNGGSSWTAIDGTADGKAIPRDASDKPALTDVSGKYQKLSYPLNAYAGKKIDIRFRYATDGGAGGVGFAADTISVTADGATLFSDDAEGDDNGWTSDGFSRVGKSFTKDYPQYYIAENRQYVSYDETLKVGPYNFGFSTTRPDWVEHFPYQNGLLIWLWDTSQKNNNVSQHPGQGLILPVDAHAKPLTWSNGTIIRNKIQPFDAPFSWYPTDGFTLHNADVATKIKPQLGVPAFDDRKGTYWYKENPTGSVKVPDTNTKITIISEPLNGSTMTVQVGSSTK; this is encoded by the coding sequence GTGATCATTAAGAGACGGGCGCTTCGCACCGGAGCGGTTGTCGTGGCCATGGCCGCGACCGCCGCCACCGCATCCGCCTTTGCCACCGCTCAGGCCGATGACCAGGCGTCAGGCGCCCCCGCCTCCATCGAACGCCGGGATCCGGGGTCGGCCGAGGGCAACGCACATAACCTGGAGGGCCCGTTCAGCAAGCAGCAGGACGCCCAGCGTCAGGCCGCTCTGGAACAGGTCATATCCGGCGACAAGAAGGTGTCGCCGCGCGGCGGCTCCAACGTCGTCAAGCTCGACGACAACAAGTACGTCGAACTCGGCCGTGAGAAGACCGACAAGATCTTCACCATTCTGGTGGAGTTCGGCGACCAGGTCGACGACACGACCATGTACGACCCGGACGGCGAGGGCCCCAAGCCCCCCGTCAAGAAGTACGGCGGCACGCCCGGACCGGCGCACAACAAGATAGCCGAGCCGGACCCCAAGAAGGACAACAGCACCGCCTGGCAGGCCGATTACAACCAGGCCCACTTCCAGGACCTGTACTTCGGCGAGGGCGCGGGCAAGAACTCCCTCAAGACGTACTACGAGAAGACCTCCTCCGGCCGCTACTCGGTCGACGGCGAGGTCTCCGACTGGGTCAAGGTCCCGTACAACGAGGCGCGTTACGGCTCGAACTTCTGCGGTTCGACCAACTGCTCCAACGCCTGGGACATGATCAAGGACGGCGTGAACGCCTGGGCCGCCGACCAGAAGGCCAAGGGCCGTACCGCCGAGCAGATCAAGGCGGACCTCGCCCAGTACGACCAGTGGGACCGGTACGACTACGACAACGACGGCGACTTCAACGAGCCCGACGGCTACATCGATCACTTCCAGATCGTGCACGCGGGTGAGGACGAGTCCGCCGGCGGCGGCTTCGAGGGCACCGACGCCATCTGGGCGCACCGCTGGTACGCGTACGGCACCAACGTCGGCGCCACGGGCCCGGCCGAGAACAAGGCCGGCGGCACCGAGATCGGCGACACCGGCATCTGGGTCGGCGACTACACCGCGCAGCCCGAGAACGGCGGCCTGGGCGTCTTCGCCCACGAGTACGGCCACGACCTCGGTCTCCCGGACCTCTACGACACCACCAACACCGCCGAGAACTCGGTCGGTTTCTGGTCCCTGATGTCGGCGGGCTCCTGGCTCGGCACCGGCAAGGACAGCATCGGGGACATGCCCGGTGACATGACCGCCTGGGACAAGCTCCAGCTGGGCTGGCTCGACTACGCCGAGGCGAAGGCCGCGACGAAGTCGACCCACAAGCTGGGCGTCTCCGAGTACAACACCAAGGACAAGCAGGCGCTCGTCGTCACGCTGCCCGCCAAGCCCGTCACCACCCCGGTCACGACGCCCGCGGAGGGCGCCAAGCAGTGGTGGAGCGACATGGGCGACAACCTCAGCAACACGCTGTCCCGCCCGGTCGACCTGACCGGCAAGACCGAGGCGTCCCTGGACCTCCAGGGCTGGTGGGACATCGAGGCCGACTACGACTACCTCTACACCGAGGTGTCCACGAACGGCGGCAGCAGCTGGACCGCGATCGACGGCACCGCCGACGGCAAGGCCATCCCGCGCGACGCCAGTGACAAGCCGGCCCTGACCGACGTCTCCGGCAAGTACCAGAAGCTCTCGTACCCGCTGAACGCCTACGCGGGCAAGAAGATCGACATCCGCTTCCGCTACGCCACCGACGGCGGCGCGGGCGGCGTGGGCTTCGCGGCCGACACCATCTCGGTCACCGCCGACGGTGCCACGCTCTTCAGCGACGACGCCGAGGGCGACGACAACGGCTGGACCAGCGACGGCTTCTCGCGGGTCGGCAAGTCGTTCACCAAGGACTACCCGCAGTACTACATCGCGGAGAACCGTCAGTACGTCAGCTACGACGAGACCCTCAAGGTCGGCCCGTACAACTTCGGTTTCTCCACGACCCGTCCGGACTGGGTCGAGCACTTCCCGTACCAGAACGGTCTGCTCATCTGGCTGTGGGACACCTCGCAGAAGAACAACAACGTCTCGCAGCACCCGGGCCAGGGTCTGATCCTGCCGGTCGACGCGCACGCGAAGCCGCTGACGTGGTCGAACGGCACGATCATCCGCAACAAGATCCAGCCCTTCGACGCGCCGTTCAGCTGGTACCCGACGGACGGCTTCACGCTGCACAACGCCGACGTGGCCACGAAGATCAAGCCGCAGCTCGGCGTGCCGGCCTTCGACGACCGCAAGGGCACCTACTGGTACAAGGAGAACCCGACCGGAAGCGTGAAGGTTCCTGACACCAACACCAAGATCACGATCATCAGCGAGCCGCTCAACGGCTCCACGATGACCGTCCAGGTGGGGTCCTCGACCAAGTAA
- a CDS encoding FAD-binding oxidoreductase, producing MDDLLELLRAGLPADALITDPDITASYSHDMASFCEAGAPAVVALPRTVEQVQHVMRTATALRVPVVPQGARTGLSGAANATDGCVVLSLVKMDRILEISPADRIAVVEPGVINAALSRAVGEHGLFYPPDPSSWEMCTIGGNIGTASGGLCCVKYGVTAEYVLGLDVVLADGRLLTTGHRTAKGVAGYDLTRLFVGSEGSLGIVVKAVLALKPQPPRQLVLAAEFPGAAAACDAVCRIMESGHTPSLLELMDRTTVQAVNRMAHMGLPETTEALLLAAFDTPDPSADLAAVGELCTAAGATAVVPAEDTAESEMLLQARRMSLTALETVKPATMIDDVCVPRSRLGAMLEGTAEIAEKYGLTIGVCAHAGDGNTHPVVCFDPADADESRRARESFDAIMALGLGLGGTITGEHGVGVLKKEWLARELGDVSVELHRGIKQAFDPLGLLNPGKVF from the coding sequence ATGGACGATCTCCTGGAACTCCTGCGGGCGGGTCTCCCCGCCGATGCCCTGATCACCGATCCGGACATCACCGCCTCCTACTCCCACGACATGGCGAGCTTCTGCGAGGCCGGCGCCCCCGCGGTCGTCGCACTCCCACGCACCGTCGAGCAGGTCCAGCACGTCATGCGCACCGCCACCGCGCTGCGCGTCCCGGTCGTCCCGCAGGGCGCCCGCACCGGGCTGTCGGGCGCGGCCAACGCCACCGACGGCTGCGTCGTGCTCTCCCTGGTCAAGATGGACCGCATCCTGGAGATCAGCCCCGCCGACCGCATCGCCGTCGTCGAGCCCGGCGTCATCAACGCCGCGCTGTCCCGCGCGGTCGGGGAACACGGCCTCTTCTACCCGCCGGACCCCTCCAGCTGGGAGATGTGCACCATCGGCGGCAACATCGGCACCGCGTCCGGCGGCCTGTGCTGCGTGAAGTACGGAGTCACCGCCGAATACGTACTCGGCCTCGATGTCGTCCTCGCCGACGGACGCCTGCTCACCACCGGCCACCGCACCGCCAAGGGCGTCGCCGGATACGACCTGACCCGGCTCTTCGTCGGCTCCGAGGGCAGCCTCGGCATCGTCGTGAAGGCCGTGCTCGCACTCAAACCGCAGCCGCCCCGGCAGCTCGTCCTGGCCGCCGAGTTCCCCGGCGCGGCCGCCGCCTGCGACGCCGTCTGCCGGATCATGGAAAGCGGACACACCCCGTCACTCCTCGAACTGATGGACCGTACAACCGTCCAGGCCGTCAACCGGATGGCGCACATGGGCCTCCCCGAGACCACCGAGGCGCTGCTGCTCGCCGCCTTCGACACCCCCGACCCCTCCGCCGACCTCGCCGCCGTCGGCGAACTGTGCACGGCCGCGGGCGCCACCGCGGTCGTCCCCGCCGAGGACACCGCCGAGTCCGAGATGCTGCTCCAGGCCCGGCGCATGTCGCTGACCGCGCTGGAGACCGTCAAACCGGCGACGATGATCGACGACGTGTGCGTACCCCGCTCGCGGCTCGGCGCCATGCTGGAGGGCACGGCGGAGATCGCCGAGAAATACGGCCTCACCATCGGCGTCTGCGCCCACGCGGGCGACGGCAACACCCACCCCGTCGTCTGCTTCGACCCGGCCGACGCCGACGAGTCCCGGCGGGCCAGGGAGTCCTTCGACGCGATCATGGCGCTCGGCCTCGGACTCGGCGGCACGATCACCGGCGAACACGGCGTCGGCGTACTGAAGAAGGAATGGCTCGCCCGCGAACTCGGCGACGTGAGCGTGGAACTGCACCGGGGCATCAAGCAGGCCTTCGACCCGCTGGGGCTGCTCAACCCGGGCAAGGTGTTCTGA
- a CDS encoding SsgA family sporulation/cell division regulator — protein MHTVVEHELELKLVLSPERSIPVPARLTYRTQDPYAVHITFHIGSDSPVYWTFARDLLVEGVFRPCGQGDVRIWPTKIDGSSVICVALTSPDGNALLEVPAVAVAVWVERTLRVVPPGTESGRLGIDEGLADLLAPLPADDLWMSDPWPSDESQDGES, from the coding sequence ATGCACACCGTCGTGGAACACGAGCTGGAGCTCAAGCTGGTCCTGTCCCCCGAGCGCTCCATCCCGGTGCCGGCCCGGCTGACGTACCGCACACAGGACCCGTACGCCGTGCACATCACCTTCCACATCGGCTCCGACTCGCCGGTGTACTGGACGTTCGCCCGCGATCTGCTGGTGGAAGGGGTGTTCCGGCCGTGCGGGCAGGGGGACGTGCGGATCTGGCCCACCAAGATCGACGGGAGCAGCGTCATCTGTGTGGCGCTGACGTCTCCGGACGGCAACGCCCTGCTCGAAGTGCCGGCCGTCGCGGTGGCGGTGTGGGTGGAGCGGACGCTGCGGGTGGTGCCGCCCGGTACGGAGAGCGGGCGGCTCGGCATCGACGAGGGGCTGGCGGATCTGCTGGCGCCGCTGCCGGCCGACGACCTGTGGATGAGCGACCCGTGGCCCTCGGACGAGTCGCAGGACGGGGAGAGTTGA
- the hppD gene encoding 4-hydroxyphenylpyruvate dioxygenase, producing MTETMHSTPETSRQADPFPVKGMDAVVFAVGNAKQAAHYYSTAFGMKLVAYSGPENGSRETASYVLSSGSARFVFTSVIKPSTDHGRFLADHVAAHGDGVVDLAIEVPDARAAYAYAVEHGATGLDEPHEVKDEHGTVVLAAIATYGKTRHTLVERGGYEGPYLPGFVAAAPIVEPPAKRFFQAIDHCVGNVELGRMNEWVGFYNKVMGFTNMKEFVGDDIATEYSALMSKVVADGTLKVKFPINEPAVAKKKSQIDEYLEFYGAAGVQHMALATNDIVASVKAMRAAGVQFLDTPDSYYDTLGEWAGETRVPVETLRELKILVDRDEDGYLLQIFTKPVQDRPTVFFEMIERHGSMGFGKGNFKALFEAIEREQEKRGNL from the coding sequence ATGACAGAGACGATGCACAGCACCCCCGAGACATCCCGGCAGGCCGATCCCTTCCCGGTCAAGGGCATGGATGCCGTTGTCTTCGCCGTCGGCAACGCCAAGCAGGCCGCCCACTACTACTCGACGGCCTTCGGCATGAAGCTGGTCGCCTACTCCGGACCGGAGAACGGCAGCCGCGAGACCGCCAGTTACGTCCTGAGCAGCGGCTCGGCCCGCTTCGTGTTCACCTCCGTCATCAAGCCGTCCACGGACCACGGCCGCTTCCTCGCCGACCACGTGGCCGCCCACGGCGACGGCGTGGTCGACCTCGCCATCGAGGTCCCCGACGCCCGCGCCGCGTACGCCTACGCCGTCGAGCACGGCGCGACCGGCCTGGACGAGCCCCACGAGGTGAAGGACGAGCACGGCACCGTCGTGCTGGCCGCCATCGCCACGTACGGCAAGACCCGCCACACCCTGGTCGAGCGCGGCGGCTACGAGGGCCCCTACCTGCCCGGCTTCGTCGCGGCCGCCCCGATCGTCGAGCCGCCCGCCAAGCGCTTCTTCCAGGCCATCGACCACTGCGTCGGCAACGTGGAACTCGGCCGGATGAACGAGTGGGTCGGCTTCTACAACAAGGTCATGGGCTTCACCAACATGAAGGAGTTCGTGGGCGACGACATCGCCACCGAGTACTCCGCGCTCATGTCCAAGGTCGTCGCCGACGGCACGCTCAAGGTCAAGTTCCCGATCAACGAGCCGGCCGTCGCCAAGAAGAAGTCGCAGATCGACGAGTACCTGGAGTTCTACGGCGCCGCCGGTGTCCAGCACATGGCGCTCGCCACGAACGACATCGTCGCCTCGGTGAAGGCGATGCGCGCCGCCGGTGTGCAGTTCCTCGACACCCCCGACTCGTACTACGACACGCTCGGCGAGTGGGCGGGCGAGACCCGGGTGCCGGTGGAGACCCTGCGCGAGCTGAAGATCCTGGTCGACCGCGACGAGGACGGCTACCTGCTCCAGATCTTCACCAAGCCGGTCCAGGACCGGCCGACCGTCTTCTTCGAGATGATCGAGCGGCACGGCTCGATGGGCTTCGGCAAGGGCAACTTCAAGGCCCTGTTCGAGGCGATCGAGCGCGAGCAGGAGAAGCGCGGCAACCTCTGA
- a CDS encoding ABC transporter permease, producing MSFWEYLANRHQQLLTDAFQHVSAVFQCMVIATVLGVLIGVVSYRSGWGASVAITSTATVLTIPSLAAIGLLIPLVGLGVAPTVITLTLYGLLPVVRNSIVGLRGVDPALVDAAKGIGMSRTARLCRVELPLAWPPILTGIRVSTQMLMGIAAIAAYASGPGLGNEIFRGIASLGSANAINQVLAGTLGIVILALLFDAAYVLLGRLTIPRGIRV from the coding sequence GTGAGCTTCTGGGAGTATCTGGCGAACCGGCACCAGCAGTTGCTCACCGACGCGTTCCAGCACGTGAGCGCCGTCTTCCAGTGCATGGTCATCGCCACCGTGCTCGGCGTCCTGATCGGGGTCGTCAGCTACCGCAGCGGCTGGGGGGCGTCGGTGGCGATCACCTCGACGGCGACCGTCCTGACGATCCCGTCGCTCGCCGCCATCGGTCTGCTCATCCCGCTGGTCGGCCTCGGTGTGGCGCCGACGGTGATCACCCTGACGCTGTACGGGCTGCTGCCGGTCGTCCGCAACTCGATCGTGGGGCTGCGCGGCGTCGATCCCGCGCTGGTGGACGCGGCCAAGGGCATCGGGATGTCGCGGACCGCGCGGCTGTGCCGGGTGGAGCTGCCGCTGGCCTGGCCACCGATCCTGACCGGCATCCGGGTCTCCACGCAGATGCTGATGGGGATCGCCGCCATCGCCGCGTACGCCTCCGGGCCCGGCCTCGGCAACGAGATCTTCCGTGGCATCGCCTCGCTGGGCAGCGCCAACGCGATCAACCAGGTGCTCGCCGGCACGCTCGGCATCGTCATCCTCGCCCTGCTCTTCGACGCCGCGTACGTGCTGCTGGGGCGGCTCACCATCCCGAGGGGGATCCGTGTCTGA
- a CDS encoding Lrp/AsnC family transcriptional regulator, translated as MAIDHLDGRLIVLLAREPRIGVLEASRRLGVARGTVQARLDRLQSNGVIRGFGPDVDPAALGYPVTAFATLEIKQGQGADVRAHLGSVPEVLELHTTTGQGDMLCRLVARSNADLQRVIDRVVGFDGIVRASTAIVMENPVPLRVIPLVEQAAQDTD; from the coding sequence GTGGCCATCGATCATCTGGACGGGCGGCTCATCGTGCTGCTGGCACGTGAACCCAGGATCGGGGTCCTGGAGGCGTCGCGCAGGCTGGGCGTGGCGCGCGGGACGGTGCAGGCGCGTCTCGACCGCCTTCAGTCGAATGGCGTCATCCGGGGATTCGGCCCCGATGTCGACCCGGCGGCGCTCGGCTATCCCGTCACCGCGTTCGCGACGCTGGAGATCAAACAGGGCCAAGGCGCCGACGTACGCGCGCACTTGGGCTCCGTACCGGAAGTGCTGGAGCTGCACACCACCACCGGGCAGGGCGACATGCTCTGCCGGCTCGTCGCGCGGTCCAACGCCGATCTCCAGCGGGTGATCGACCGGGTTGTCGGATTTGATGGCATTGTCCGGGCCTCCACGGCCATCGTCATGGAGAACCCGGTGCCACTGCGCGTCATCCCGCTCGTCGAACAGGCGGCGCAGGACACCGACTGA
- a CDS encoding RDD family protein → MSNDQPPSGPPPDDDPFRKRPPGDQPPPSGSPYDSAPPPPPYDPGPYGGGGPYGGADPLAGMPPLAEPGKRILARLIDFLIISIPLYLISLPWGGAVGGSSGNGNDDNVGDIFAQTYSGHQLIWSLIGLVVYVAYDTYFTHKDGRTLGKRLLKLRVAMLNDGRVPDTGAAFLRAVVLWLPALLCCPCLWWLINIVLMFTDKPYRQGLQDKAAKTVVVTVN, encoded by the coding sequence ATGAGCAACGATCAGCCGCCGTCCGGTCCGCCGCCCGATGACGACCCGTTCCGGAAGAGGCCGCCGGGGGACCAGCCGCCGCCCTCGGGCTCGCCCTACGACAGCGCGCCGCCTCCGCCGCCGTACGATCCGGGTCCCTACGGGGGCGGCGGGCCGTACGGCGGGGCGGACCCGCTGGCGGGGATGCCGCCGCTCGCGGAACCCGGCAAGCGCATCCTGGCCCGGCTGATCGACTTCCTGATCATCTCGATCCCGCTGTACCTGATCTCGCTGCCCTGGGGCGGCGCGGTCGGGGGGTCCAGCGGCAACGGGAACGACGACAACGTGGGCGACATCTTCGCCCAGACCTACAGCGGGCATCAGCTGATCTGGTCGCTGATCGGCCTGGTGGTCTACGTCGCGTACGACACGTACTTCACGCACAAGGACGGCCGCACCCTCGGCAAGCGGCTGCTGAAACTGCGGGTCGCGATGCTCAACGACGGCCGGGTGCCGGACACCGGGGCCGCCTTCCTGCGGGCCGTGGTGCTGTGGCTGCCGGCGCTGCTGTGCTGCCCGTGCCTGTGGTGGCTGATCAACATCGTGCTGATGTTCACCGACAAGCCCTACCGCCAGGGGCTCCAGGACAAGGCGGCCAAGACCGTGGTGGTGACCGTCAACTGA
- a CDS encoding tetratricopeptide repeat protein, translated as MDVTPQQPPKAPGPDLAPDYAPDADWPPPGQPPPGLPPDPVSLAEPPPATMRTTLRRAAFGMVAGAVLVTGAVVAVPDDDKDAAPPVPGPVSRAMTATAAGSPASLSDLTALIGDRQKWVGTHPSDAGSWAVLGSAYVEWGRRAADPAYYTRAEQALKRSLDVRPGESGNTAAWVGLASLANARHDFVTAKKWGETVRARQPKEWSVYPELIDAYNGLGDRKSAITAVEKFTALRAGVPALGRAAEMYRDRGWREDALATAQDAANRATAPAEKTACLARLGELAWERGEPKEAVAQYGAALRIDKGHHASLAGRARALAALGRTDEALRDYQAALAKSPRPAYLLELGELYESLGLDGDSVGQYEKLRAALDAGKARGVDESLLLGRFEAAHGDADAAVEVLRAEWDRGHRSAAVADALGWALHRSGDSDGALEYAERAVDSGGQNASYAYHLGMVQRALNDYGPARRHLEEALRTNPKFSPLDAPLAQEALDAMGQPPAGGPRDMRPDPAPEPPQAPEPEPAAPAGPGPDAGQAPGGAPAPAAGPPAGQQARPSAPAQPSAGPSAAG; from the coding sequence ATGGACGTCACGCCTCAGCAGCCTCCGAAGGCCCCCGGGCCGGACCTCGCCCCCGATTACGCCCCTGACGCCGACTGGCCCCCGCCCGGCCAGCCCCCGCCGGGGCTGCCGCCGGACCCGGTGTCCCTGGCCGAGCCGCCGCCCGCCACGATGCGGACGACGCTGCGCAGGGCCGCGTTCGGGATGGTGGCGGGCGCGGTGCTGGTGACGGGGGCGGTGGTCGCGGTGCCCGACGACGACAAGGACGCGGCGCCGCCCGTGCCGGGGCCCGTCTCCCGTGCGATGACCGCGACGGCCGCCGGCTCCCCCGCCTCGCTCTCCGATCTGACCGCGCTCATCGGGGACCGGCAGAAGTGGGTGGGCACGCATCCCTCGGACGCGGGGTCGTGGGCGGTACTCGGGTCGGCGTACGTGGAGTGGGGGCGGCGGGCCGCCGACCCGGCGTACTACACCCGGGCCGAACAGGCGCTGAAGCGGTCGCTGGACGTGCGGCCCGGCGAGAGCGGCAACACGGCGGCCTGGGTGGGCCTCGCCTCGCTGGCCAACGCCCGGCACGACTTCGTGACGGCGAAGAAGTGGGGCGAGACGGTACGGGCGCGGCAGCCGAAGGAGTGGTCGGTCTACCCGGAGCTGATCGACGCGTACAACGGCCTCGGCGACCGGAAGTCGGCGATCACGGCGGTGGAGAAGTTCACCGCGCTGCGGGCCGGGGTGCCGGCGCTGGGCCGGGCGGCCGAGATGTACCGGGACCGGGGCTGGCGCGAGGACGCGCTGGCCACCGCCCAGGACGCGGCGAACCGGGCGACGGCACCCGCCGAGAAGACCGCCTGCCTGGCCCGGCTCGGCGAACTGGCCTGGGAGCGGGGCGAGCCGAAGGAGGCCGTGGCGCAGTACGGGGCCGCGCTGCGGATCGACAAGGGCCACCACGCCTCGCTGGCCGGCCGGGCGCGTGCGCTGGCGGCCCTCGGGCGCACCGACGAGGCGCTGCGCGACTACCAGGCGGCGCTGGCGAAGTCGCCGCGCCCGGCGTATCTGCTGGAGCTGGGTGAGCTGTACGAGTCGCTGGGGCTGGACGGCGACTCGGTCGGCCAGTACGAGAAGCTCCGCGCGGCGCTGGACGCGGGCAAGGCGCGGGGCGTGGACGAGTCGTTGCTGCTCGGCCGGTTCGAGGCGGCGCACGGGGACGCGGACGCGGCGGTGGAGGTGCTGCGGGCCGAGTGGGACCGGGGGCACCGCAGCGCGGCGGTGGCGGACGCGCTGGGCTGGGCGCTGCACCGGTCGGGTGACTCGGACGGGGCGCTGGAGTACGCGGAGCGGGCGGTCGACTCGGGCGGCCAGAACGCCTCGTACGCGTACCACCTGGGCATGGTCCAGCGCGCGTTGAACGATTACGGGCCGGCCCGCCGCCATCTGGAGGAGGCCCTGCGGACGAACCCGAAGTTCTCCCCGCTGGACGCGCCCCTGGCGCAGGAGGCCCTGGACGCGATGGGGCAGCCTCCGGCGGGCGGGCCGCGGGACATGCGGCCGGACCCGGCACCGGAGCCGCCGCAGGCGCCCGAGCCGGAGCCGGCCGCTCCGGCGGGGCCCGGCCCGGACGCGGGTCAGGCACCCGGTGGCGCGCCGGCCCCGGCGGCGGGACCGCCGGCCGGGCAGCAGGCGCGGCCCTCCGCGCCCGCTCAGCCGTCCGCGGGGCCCTCGGCGGCCGGCTGA
- a CDS encoding RDD family protein, translated as MSAPTPAPGDEAPREGYYPDPSIPGYVRYWNGASWVPGTSRPAPEQGEAPPAAAPAPTPAPTPAPVDETGPVFLEEPYGATRPEPATAWQADASRQAGFGGDRDRRVSWGGAGGETDGDTGAGTTTGAGAPAAYPAPAEAQPATPSPSSSAPSAPSAEVARRSPASAEVARRAPAGGEPAGRTPVDPRRPAAPAAPGAAGGGVPGMREDGAPAPENTVAIRVGRPGATSGEAPRPPAENTVAIRALRRTGGDRQPPTDGTVTIRAIGAGTGPAAARQSPPAPMPAPTPTPPRQAARPAPGPSRQAGPGAGAGAGAGSGAWGHQAPAAPATPAQPAFPQQGRSDEPVVPWKPPVDDHFQQLAAARTAGRPAPLGKRLAARLIDTVVVGALTAAAAVPLAGRAVDHINDKIDAAELSGETVTVWLLDSTTAALAGAVLGVFLVLGVLLEALPTAKWGRTLGKKLCGLDVRDIESHEAPGFGAALRRWLVYGVLGVLVVGVVDVLWCLVDRPWRQCWHDKAARTFVAG; from the coding sequence ATGAGCGCCCCAACCCCGGCACCCGGTGACGAAGCCCCCCGCGAGGGGTACTACCCCGACCCGTCCATCCCCGGATACGTCCGCTACTGGAACGGCGCCTCCTGGGTGCCCGGCACGAGCCGCCCGGCCCCGGAACAGGGCGAGGCACCGCCCGCCGCCGCACCCGCTCCCACGCCCGCCCCGACCCCCGCTCCGGTGGACGAGACCGGTCCGGTCTTCCTGGAGGAGCCGTACGGGGCCACCCGCCCCGAACCCGCCACCGCCTGGCAGGCCGACGCCTCCCGCCAGGCCGGCTTCGGCGGCGACCGCGACCGCCGGGTCTCCTGGGGCGGCGCGGGAGGGGAAACGGACGGGGACACGGGCGCCGGTACCACCACGGGGGCGGGCGCGCCCGCCGCGTACCCCGCCCCGGCGGAAGCCCAGCCCGCCACCCCTTCCCCTTCCTCCTCCGCTCCTTCCGCTCCCTCCGCCGAGGTGGCCCGCCGCAGTCCCGCCTCCGCCGAGGTGGCCCGCCGGGCCCCGGCGGGCGGCGAGCCGGCCGGCCGCACCCCCGTGGACCCGCGCCGCCCCGCCGCTCCCGCCGCGCCCGGGGCGGCCGGTGGCGGGGTGCCGGGCATGCGGGAGGACGGGGCCCCGGCGCCCGAGAACACGGTCGCCATCCGCGTCGGCCGCCCCGGCGCCACGAGCGGGGAGGCCCCGCGGCCGCCCGCCGAGAACACCGTCGCGATCCGGGCCCTGCGCCGCACGGGCGGTGACCGGCAGCCCCCCACCGATGGCACGGTGACCATCCGCGCGATCGGTGCGGGCACCGGCCCCGCCGCCGCTCGGCAAAGCCCGCCCGCACCGATGCCCGCACCGACGCCCACGCCCCCGCGGCAGGCCGCCCGTCCCGCCCCCGGACCCTCCCGGCAGGCCGGCCCGGGAGCCGGAGCCGGAGCCGGAGCGGGCTCCGGGGCCTGGGGGCATCAGGCACCGGCGGCACCCGCCACTCCCGCGCAGCCCGCCTTCCCGCAGCAGGGCCGGTCCGACGAGCCGGTCGTGCCGTGGAAGCCCCCGGTCGACGACCACTTCCAGCAGCTCGCGGCCGCCCGGACCGCCGGGCGCCCCGCCCCGCTCGGCAAGCGGCTGGCCGCCCGGCTCATCGACACCGTCGTCGTCGGGGCGCTCACCGCTGCGGCCGCGGTGCCGCTCGCCGGCCGGGCCGTGGACCACATCAACGACAAGATCGACGCGGCCGAACTGTCCGGCGAGACGGTCACCGTCTGGCTGCTGGACTCCACCACGGCCGCACTGGCGGGCGCGGTGCTGGGCGTGTTCCTGGTGCTGGGCGTCCTCCTGGAGGCGCTGCCCACCGCCAAGTGGGGCCGGACGCTCGGCAAGAAGCTGTGCGGGCTCGACGTACGGGACATCGAGTCGCACGAGGCGCCCGGCTTCGGCGCCGCGCTGCGCCGCTGGCTGGTGTACGGGGTGCTGGGCGTCCTCGTGGTCGGGGTGGTCGATGTGCTGTGGTGCCTGGTCGACCGGCCGTGGCGGCAGTGCTGGCACGACAAGGCGGCGCGCACCTTCGTGGCGGGCTGA